The Prochlorococcus sp. MIT 1341 genomic interval CGAGGAAATTACTTGGATAGGCATAGTTGGTCAAAAAGTTGATCAAGAAGAAATAACGCATTTCATGAAAGCTTCCCCAAAACCAATTCAATGGATTGAAGGAGGAAAAACTCGACAGGAGTCAATAAAGAGAGGTTTGGCAGGCTTGCCACAAGGAGCCAAGCATGTATTGATTCATGATGGTGCAAGATGTCTTGTGGAATCGGAATTATTTAATCGCTGTGCGAAATTAGTTGTCTTAGGCAAAGCGGTTATAGCGGCTGTTCCTGTTACAGACACAATTAAACGTGTAGATAACAAGGGCTTGATTTTGGGAACTCCTTGTCGTTCTGAATTATGGGCAGCCCAGACTCCGCAAGGCTTCGCTGTTGATCAATTGAAGGAGGCTCATGCAATAGCAGATGCAAAGAATTGGTCTGTTACTGACGATGCTTCTTTGTATGAGAGTCTTGGCTGGCCAGTCGAAGTTTTAGAAGCTCCTTCTTCAAATATCAAGGTCACTACACCTTTTGATTTACTAGTCGCTGAGTCAGTTATCTCATTTAGGGAAAAAGCTTGAGGAGCCCTTTTTGGCAATCAATTTTCGCCAGATTTCCTAGTGGTAAGGCTGCATTACCGACTAAATGGCCTACTGGCAATTCTCCTAAGACCGGAATCCCTAGGTCCGAAGTCCTTTCTTTTAGAACCATTTCAAGAGAGGATTTCTCATGTTTTGCAAGTGGTCCGTCCCCTTCGCAATCTTTAAAGTTTCCAAAGCCTAGGCCAGCTATTTGTTGAAGGGGACCAGCCAGTCGCCAATGTGTGAGCATTCGATCTATTCGATATGGCTCTTCATCAATGTCCTCAAGAATGAGAATTGCTCCTTTTAAATCGGGTACAAATTTGCTGCCTAGCAAATGAGAAGCAACAGTGAGGTTGGCAACAACTAATGGTCCAATTGCTTCTCCTTTGGACCATGGATCTCCTTCAATTGCAGGAATTGGCTTCCCAAAAAGAAGACATCTAAGCCTTTCTTTGCTCCATTCGGGTTCGGCTGCAAGAGTTGTAATTAGTGGACCATGAATGCAACCATGGAATCCGGCCGAAAGCCTTGCTAAGAGTAAAGAAGTTACATCTGAAAAACCAAGAATCCATCCTGTGTGCCATCTCTGGGGAAGTTCTAGTAATCGTGAAGACCCCCACCCACCCTTTGCACATGCTATTAACGGTGCTGAAGGCTCTGGTTGAAGATCTTTATTGCGGATTTCATCTTCACCTGCAAGTTCTCTCCACCTTCGATTGAGGATATTTGTCGACCTACATACAAGGCCCCACCCTTGCAACACTTTTGTACCTTCAATTAAAAGATCTTCATCATTAAAGGCTGATGCTGTAGCGGCAAATGCGACTTCATCTCCTTGCTTTAATGAGGCAGGAATTGTTTGCTGAAGTAGTTTGATCATTTTATCTAATTTGGCCAAGGATTAAACCTAAAAATAAAAGAGAACCAAGCTTTACTTGATTCTTGAAATGTTTCCCATGGCCTCCTTTCTTTAGCTTATTATTATTAATTAAGTAAGCTTCTCGTTGCATTCCTGCTGTGGCAATAATCCAGATTGGCCAGAAAATAAATCTAATTCCTGCAAAATATGCTGCATTAGCAAGAGAGGCACATGCTATTGCATAGGTTATCGGAACTATCCATTTAATATTTTCTCCTAAACTCAATACACTGCTTTTTAGGCCCAGCTTTTGATCGTCATCTTTATCCGCAATGGCATATACGGTGTCGAACCCAAAGGTCCAAAAAAGCGTTGCTAACCAACACCCTAAGAGTGGGGTTCCACCATTTAGGTTTGCTTCACTTGCCCCCCATGGTATTAGTACAGAAAAGCCCCAGCAGATAGCAAGAATCGCTTGAGGGTATGGAAACCAACGCTTTGCTGATGGATAGAGCAAAATCGGGGGTAGAGCTAAAATTGCTAGTCGAAGACAAAGTCCTCGACTATGCATTGGAAGAGAAAGGACTACAAAAAGGCTTAACGATAAGAAAAATAGAAGTAAGAAAAAAGCAGTTGAATTCTTTACACTTCCTTTAGCAAGAGGCCTTTCTGCTGTTCGATTTACTTCTTTATCAATATTTTTATCCCATAGATCATTTGCTATACAGCCTGCGGCACTTATAGCAAGCCCGCCGAGGATAATCAGGGATAGCAATTCAGTTTCTGGAGGAGCTGAGGGCGTAAGCCAAAGAGCCCATCCTGCAGGAATGAGGAGTATGAGCCTTCCGCTGGGTTTGTTCCAACGAAGTAACGCACTCCATTGTTTTAATTGATATGGGATTTGAATCTTTTTCACGTATTTTTGTATTTATAGAGACCTTAATCAAAATTGTGCCATTGCTTTGGGTAGATGATGCAAGAGTATTCTCTATGAACATTAGTGATCAATGGGAGCCAGAGATCTAAGTCTGACTTCCAATTTGCCCTTGGAGAAACAGCCAAGTTTTTCAGTTGGAGATATGCCAGAAGACTCTTCACAAGGTTTGCAAAAGGTCGCCGCCATAGATATTGGCTCCAATTCCATTCACCTTCTTATTGCTTTAGTAGATACGCGTTTGAATTCTTTCTCTATTCAATTAGCAGAGAAGGCAACAGTTCGATTGGGAGATAGAGAGACAGAGACAGGTGACCTGACAGAGAAGGCAATGGTTAGAGGATTGGAAGCCCTAGATAGATTTAAGGCCATTATCGATAGCCATAAAGTCGATCATTCAGTGACTGTGGCTACTAGCGCAGTAAGAGAGGCATTTAATGGGGATGAATTTCTAAAGAGAATTAAAGAGCGCATAGATCTTGATGTTGATTTGATTAGCGGAGCTGAGGAGGCAAGGCTTATTTACTTAGGCGTGCTATCTGGGATGAAATTTGAAGATAGACCACATATTTTGCTGGATATTGGTGGAGGTTCTACAGAGTTGGTTCTTGCTGATGGAAGAGACGCAAGAGCTCTTACAAGTACGAAGCTTGGAGCAGTTCGACTCCAAAAACAGTTGGTAAAAGAAGAGCCTATTTCTTCAAAAAGAAGAAAATTTTTAAAGACATTTATTATGGCTTCCTTAGAGCCAGCAGTGCAAAAAGTATCTAGTCGGATAAAAGCTGATGAGCAGCCACTGATGGTTGCAACAAGTGGAACAGCCTTAGCTTTAGGATCAATTTTGGCTAGTGAACAAGAAATCTCCCCGCTTAAGTTGCACGGTTACACTGTATCTAGAGAAAGAATTGAGAATATAAGCCAAAGGTTAATTAGCATGTCTTTTGAGGAAAGGCGTTCTTTGCTTCCAATTAATGATCGACGTGCAGAGATAATTGTCCCAGGCGCTTTAATTTTGCAAACTGCTATGCAGATGCTAGGTGTAGAAGAATTGGTTCTTAGTGAAAGATCATTAAGAGAAGGATTGATAGTCGATTGGATGTTTCGGCATGGTCTTTTAGAAGATAAATATAGCTATCAAAGTATCATTAGAAAACGAACAGTTCTTCATCAAGTAAAGCGCTTCTCTGTTGATTTAAACCGGGCGAATCGTGTATCTAGTTATGCTCTTAGTATTTATGATCAAACTGTTGGTATCGTACATAAGAATCTGGGAGAAAGTAGAGAACTTTTGTGGGCAGCAGCTATGCTACATACCTGTGGAAAAGTAATCAATATAAGTGCCTATCATAAGCATTCTTGGTATTTAATTCGACATGGAGAATTGCTTGGTTATTCTCATTCTGAGCATTTGATGGTTGCTGCAATTGCTCGATATCACCGTAAAAGTCTCCCTAAAAACCGCCATGAGGCATGGCAGTCAATTGTATTAGCCTCGCAAAGGAAAATTGTTTCTGAGATGTCATTGATTTTAAGACTCGCCACTTCAATCGATAAACGTCCGGATAGATATGTTGAAACAATTAAAGTTAAATATAATCAGCCGGGTATATGTTTTGAGCTTCATGGAGCTAGTGCAGAAGATGACTTGAATCTGGAAATGTGGAGTTTAAAAAGTTGTGCTAAAATCTTTAAAGATCTAACAGGACACACTTTTCAAGTTGTTGTGTTATAGGAATAAATAGGAGTAATGAATCAATCTTTGTTTAACTGATATTCTCTTGATAGAGCCAAATCCTAAGAGCACGAGAACATAGGTTACTTTTAAATTCCTATTCAATTAATTTTAAGTGTTCAATTATTTCTTCAGAATTCAAGTTTAGTTTTTCTGCGATTCTTCTAATCATCCCCTTGATGAACACTGGTTCGGGAAGATTCCCTACTTCTCCATTCTCTAGTGCATGTAGTTGACCTTCCCCAAGCCTAAGGGCATTAGCAAAATCTTCAGGCGAAATATTTTGTTCCTGCCTAGCTTTTTGAAGGAGCTCACCAATTTCTTTTAGTGAAGAATGCTGTTTTGCTTGAAGAAGGTTTTTGTCATGAATACCTTCAGTGCCCTTATACATATTTTCAGCCCACTCAAAATGTGCCTAAAAGATAGGTGATTAATTGGCAGATGTCATGATTTGCTCATATTAAGCTGTTAATTTCCGGAATTTCTTTCTACTTGCTCACATGTTATGTAAATAGCTTCTTTGTTTTGAGGTTAGAAGTTTTTAGTAGCAGTTATTGCTTTTGTCGAAATAGATGGTCATGTTCAGGCGAGTAAAGCTTCGAGCGCATTGTTGTTTCCTCTAAGGCAGGACTTATTAAATAAAGGGTGGTGCGAATTAGCTTTTTTTGGATAGAAGTTTTTGCCATTTCTCTTAAAGGTACTAAAGCTATCCATTGATCTGGCCAGCTAACCCTGTAGCTAATAGCAACTGGTGTTTCTTCTGGATAGTGCTCAAGAAGAACTGATTGGGCTTCTTCTACATGCCGAGCGCTTAAATAAAGACAGAGAGATGCTCTGTGTGAGGCGAGTCTCTCTAAGCATTCTTTTTTGGGTACACCTGTTCGACCAGAAGCCCTGCTAAGAATGATTGTTTGGACAATTCCCGGAATTGTTAGTTCCCTTTTAAGATTCGCTGCAGTCGCTTGATAGGCGCTAATCCCAGGTATGACTTCGAAATCGATTTTTGCATGAATTAGCCCAGAGATTTGTTCCGAAATCGCACCGTATAAGCATGGATCGCCGTCATGAAGTCGAACGACTTTCTTTCCTTCTTGGGCTTTTTTAATTAGTAGGTTGAGAATATTTTCTAAAGTTAGTGAACTGGTTCGGATCTTTTCGCAAGATTTTTTTGCTAGGTCAGTTATTTGAGGGTTGACTAACGAATCGGTCCAAATCAGAACATCGGCCTTCTTTAAGTGCTCTGCTGCACGTATCGTGAGAAGGTCGGGGGCTCCGGGTCCTGCGCCTACAAAAGCTATAGGTGTGGT includes:
- the ispD gene encoding 2-C-methyl-D-erythritol 4-phosphate cytidylyltransferase — encoded protein: MHLLIAAAGSGSRMGATKNKLLLPLASRAVIAWTLDAAILAEEITWIGIVGQKVDQEEITHFMKASPKPIQWIEGGKTRQESIKRGLAGLPQGAKHVLIHDGARCLVESELFNRCAKLVVLGKAVIAAVPVTDTIKRVDNKGLILGTPCRSELWAAQTPQGFAVDQLKEAHAIADAKNWSVTDDASLYESLGWPVEVLEAPSSNIKVTTPFDLLVAESVISFREKA
- a CDS encoding LD-carboxypeptidase; translated protein: MIKLLQQTIPASLKQGDEVAFAATASAFNDEDLLIEGTKVLQGWGLVCRSTNILNRRWRELAGEDEIRNKDLQPEPSAPLIACAKGGWGSSRLLELPQRWHTGWILGFSDVTSLLLARLSAGFHGCIHGPLITTLAAEPEWSKERLRCLLFGKPIPAIEGDPWSKGEAIGPLVVANLTVASHLLGSKFVPDLKGAILILEDIDEEPYRIDRMLTHWRLAGPLQQIAGLGFGNFKDCEGDGPLAKHEKSSLEMVLKERTSDLGIPVLGELPVGHLVGNAALPLGNLAKIDCQKGLLKLFP
- a CDS encoding 4-hydroxybenzoate polyprenyltransferase, whose protein sequence is MKKIQIPYQLKQWSALLRWNKPSGRLILLIPAGWALWLTPSAPPETELLSLIILGGLAISAAGCIANDLWDKNIDKEVNRTAERPLAKGSVKNSTAFFLLLFFLSLSLFVVLSLPMHSRGLCLRLAILALPPILLYPSAKRWFPYPQAILAICWGFSVLIPWGASEANLNGGTPLLGCWLATLFWTFGFDTVYAIADKDDDQKLGLKSSVLSLGENIKWIVPITYAIACASLANAAYFAGIRFIFWPIWIIATAGMQREAYLINNNKLKKGGHGKHFKNQVKLGSLLFLGLILGQIR
- a CDS encoding Ppx/GppA phosphatase family protein, giving the protein MPEDSSQGLQKVAAIDIGSNSIHLLIALVDTRLNSFSIQLAEKATVRLGDRETETGDLTEKAMVRGLEALDRFKAIIDSHKVDHSVTVATSAVREAFNGDEFLKRIKERIDLDVDLISGAEEARLIYLGVLSGMKFEDRPHILLDIGGGSTELVLADGRDARALTSTKLGAVRLQKQLVKEEPISSKRRKFLKTFIMASLEPAVQKVSSRIKADEQPLMVATSGTALALGSILASEQEISPLKLHGYTVSRERIENISQRLISMSFEERRSLLPINDRRAEIIVPGALILQTAMQMLGVEELVLSERSLREGLIVDWMFRHGLLEDKYSYQSIIRKRTVLHQVKRFSVDLNRANRVSSYALSIYDQTVGIVHKNLGESRELLWAAAMLHTCGKVINISAYHKHSWYLIRHGELLGYSHSEHLMVAAIARYHRKSLPKNRHEAWQSIVLASQRKIVSEMSLILRLATSIDKRPDRYVETIKVKYNQPGICFELHGASAEDDLNLEMWSLKSCAKIFKDLTGHTFQVVVL
- a CDS encoding helix-turn-helix transcriptional regulator; protein product: MYKGTEGIHDKNLLQAKQHSSLKEIGELLQKARQEQNISPEDFANALRLGEGQLHALENGEVGNLPEPVFIKGMIRRIAEKLNLNSEEIIEHLKLIE
- the cobM gene encoding precorrin-4 C(11)-methyltransferase produces the protein MITTPIAFVGAGPGAPDLLTIRAAEHLKKADVLIWTDSLVNPQITDLAKKSCEKIRTSSLTLENILNLLIKKAQEGKKVVRLHDGDPCLYGAISEQISGLIHAKIDFEVIPGISAYQATAANLKRELTIPGIVQTIILSRASGRTGVPKKECLERLASHRASLCLYLSARHVEEAQSVLLEHYPEETPVAISYRVSWPDQWIALVPLREMAKTSIQKKLIRTTLYLISPALEETTMRSKLYSPEHDHLFRQKQ